Genomic window (Cenarchaeum symbiont of Oopsacas minuta):
GCCGCGTTCGTGTCATGGATAGATCCTGGAACTCAAATTACAGTCTTTGTTGTAGACCCGTTAGGCAAACTTGCTGGCTCTACAGCGGATTCGGGTGTATTTGAGGAGATCTCCAACTCTGTAAGCTCTGACTGGTTAGGTCCTGGCATGCAAGGGCATGGTGGATTTTACCCAGTAACAAACATCAACTCTACCTCAGTTGGACTATACATTCCGGTAAATCAGACTGGTGTTTGGTCTATTTTGGCACATTCATCTGTATATGGTGGTAAATACAACGCAGAGCCAGTTGATCTCTCGCTGAAATTCACAAATCTTCCATAGATAGCATTACCTGATTCCAAATAAGGTTTATAACCAAACTAACGATAATTAATTCATATATGATCGATCAAGGGGATGTGCAGAAAAGCGGTCTTTCTCGGCGTGATTTTTTAAAACTAATGGGTGCTGCAGGTACAAGTCTTGCATTTGCTCCATTTGTCCCATGGGGAAATTTTATGCCAAATCCTTCTTCTGCTTCCCTTGAACGTGTTCCAGTAGAGTTACCTGATGGCACGCAAGCAAACGTTTCCACGTTTCCAATAAACCACGCAGAAGTCATAACATATCCAAAGACTGGTGATAGAGTTCTTGATGAGGAAGCTTTTCGCAAGTGGCAATTTATCAGACTTCCAGAAGGTCTTGGTGGAGCCAAAAACGAAATATCTTCGTTTCGAGCATACAGTATGATCTGTCTACACTTGTGGTGTCTGTGGAAATACTGGCCTCAAGATGGTAGACAACGTGGTGAATGCCCGTGTCATGGAAGCATATATGATCCACTTACTGGTACGGCAATAGCAGGACCTGCATCATTACAAGCTGCACCGTCTGACACGCTTGCAAAGCTGGATTTTGAAAAAGACTCTGACGGCAACTTGTGGATATCGCCTCCGACTTGGGGCGTAAACGATAATGGAGTAGTAGGATTTGGCCGTTTCACTAAGTAGAAGAACTGGCGCAGTCGCCTTTTTTATATGGATTTGGGACGGTCTTGATAGAACCATATTTACTGCCATAAAGTTTTCATTTCCTGCAAGATTTGTTAGTCCGTTTGGATTTCTTGGAATGCTCACATTTATCGTATTTGTGATATTGGGCATATCTGGAGCACTGCTCATGTTTTATTATGAGCCAATCCTTGATCGAGCATGGGACAGTGTCGCATTTATTAATGATGATGTGCCGTTTGGTTTTCATATACGTAACATACACTATCACGGATCAAACGCTATGGTTTTACTTGCTATACTACACATGTACTATCAATATTTTAGCGGCAGGTACAAAATCCGTAACGAGATACTCTGGGTTACAGGAGTTATACTGGGAACTGTAACTATTTTGGAGGCATTTACTGGATATGATATTATATTCAGTGAAAGAGCCGAGCTTGCCATAAGCATAGCAGCGTCGTTAACAAACTCCATACCTGTGGTAGGATCCACTATACGTGAGA
Coding sequences:
- a CDS encoding rieske iron sulfur protein, with product MIDQGDVQKSGLSRRDFLKLMGAAGTSLAFAPFVPWGNFMPNPSSASLERVPVELPDGTQANVSTFPINHAEVITYPKTGDRVLDEEAFRKWQFIRLPEGLGGAKNEISSFRAYSMICLHLWCLWKYWPQDGRQRGECPCHGSIYDPLTGTAIAGPASLQAAPSDTLAKLDFEKDSDGNLWISPPTWGVNDNGVVGFGRFTK